In Natronococcus occultus SP4, the following proteins share a genomic window:
- a CDS encoding ribbon-helix-helix protein, CopG family yields MSSSTRVHFRAPERLIEQADALAIAEGKNRTDVLVEALREYLANASDEERVQQAIANAYYEGQLEFDQVKAIVGVEAAQNFRVLKRQLTDDSISNDLAAARDE; encoded by the coding sequence ATGAGTTCGAGCACCCGCGTGCATTTCCGTGCGCCCGAACGCCTGATCGAACAGGCCGATGCGCTCGCGATCGCGGAGGGAAAGAATCGGACCGACGTGCTCGTCGAGGCGCTTCGTGAGTATCTTGCAAACGCGAGCGACGAAGAACGGGTCCAGCAGGCGATCGCAAACGCATACTACGAAGGGCAACTCGAGTTCGACCAGGTGAAAGCGATCGTTGGCGTCGAAGCCGCCCAGAACTTCCGGGTGCTCAAACGCCAGCTGACGGATGACAGCATTAGCAACGACCTCGCAGCCGCGCGTGACGAATGA
- a CDS encoding O-antigen ligase family protein, which yields MGTLTQKRGTSQGRHWSVGRLAAGATYGLFGLYLLLVIVAYATDLVFAWQLATVAVLLAAVLGARLALDRYRGSEHRQAALLSVLGVALAVIAVVYQSSSPGLGLGPSRPLALTVVFVLWLSFLVVVTAPGRYTPVQWGAVGCFMALAALYLGHTLAFDPSSSQSRWPIWAMVIMGTNLLVVPRLVPERVFFRLLSCLGSLVVLLGVATYGVGEYAVWIFEVRQWSSSPPVPGVDTTLQSVFPNPNGFGLLSFAGFVAAVVELHRSLVARRPLGVGLAVVVGSLCGLGVVLSNARAAMLAAAVAVVVYAGCVLGGRRLGALVLASSVLGVVGVLAGMAVGLVEISSANRFTLWSASLQAIRDGPLLVGHGGGPASVVIEPYLAAETAPSPHNAYLSVAIQTGLVGGFAYLALLGGSLVAGLADTGELDAAMLAFVTGWAIHQLFESYTMFHWSLGSVLVTLSVGYLLFGD from the coding sequence ATGGGAACTCTCACGCAAAAGCGAGGGACGTCGCAGGGACGCCACTGGAGCGTGGGCCGACTCGCGGCCGGCGCGACCTACGGGTTGTTCGGGCTGTATCTGTTGCTCGTGATTGTGGCGTACGCGACCGATCTGGTGTTCGCGTGGCAGCTCGCGACGGTCGCCGTCCTGCTGGCGGCGGTGCTTGGCGCTCGGCTGGCGCTCGACCGCTACCGGGGCTCCGAGCACCGCCAGGCGGCCCTCCTGTCGGTGCTTGGCGTCGCCCTGGCCGTGATCGCCGTCGTCTACCAGAGCAGCTCACCCGGGCTCGGCCTCGGACCGAGCCGGCCGCTTGCGCTCACCGTCGTTTTCGTGCTGTGGCTGTCGTTCCTGGTGGTCGTCACCGCCCCCGGACGGTATACGCCGGTCCAGTGGGGCGCTGTCGGCTGTTTCATGGCGCTTGCGGCGCTCTATCTCGGCCACACGCTCGCGTTCGATCCCTCGAGCTCACAGTCTCGCTGGCCGATCTGGGCGATGGTCATCATGGGGACGAATCTGCTGGTCGTCCCACGGCTCGTCCCCGAGCGGGTGTTCTTCCGGCTGCTGTCCTGTCTGGGGTCGCTCGTCGTCCTTCTCGGGGTAGCCACCTACGGTGTCGGAGAGTACGCCGTCTGGATCTTCGAGGTTCGCCAGTGGTCGAGTTCGCCGCCGGTTCCCGGCGTCGACACGACGCTCCAGTCGGTGTTCCCGAACCCGAACGGCTTCGGGCTGCTGTCGTTTGCCGGGTTCGTCGCGGCGGTCGTCGAGTTGCACCGGTCCCTCGTTGCCCGGCGTCCCCTCGGGGTGGGGCTGGCGGTCGTGGTCGGCAGCCTCTGTGGGTTGGGGGTCGTGCTCTCGAACGCCCGGGCCGCGATGCTTGCAGCGGCGGTCGCCGTCGTCGTCTATGCGGGGTGTGTCCTCGGTGGCCGTCGTCTCGGCGCGCTCGTGCTCGCCTCGAGCGTGCTCGGCGTGGTCGGTGTGCTTGCGGGGATGGCCGTTGGCCTCGTCGAGATCTCCTCGGCGAACCGGTTTACGCTCTGGTCGGCAAGTCTGCAGGCGATCCGCGACGGGCCGTTGCTGGTCGGTCACGGCGGCGGGCCGGCCAGCGTCGTGATCGAGCCCTACCTCGCGGCCGAGACGGCGCCGTCGCCCCACAACGCCTATCTGTCGGTCGCGATCCAGACCGGACTCGTCGGCGGGTTCGCCTATCTGGCTCTCCTCGGCGGCAGCCTCGTCGCCGGACTGGCCGACACCGGCGAGCTCGACGCCGCGATGCTCGCGTTCGTGACCGGCTGGGCGATCCACCAGCTGTTCGAATCCTATACGATGTTTCACTGGTCGCTGGGCTCGGTGCTGGTTACTCTCTCGGTTGGCTACCTGCTGTTCGGCGACTGA
- a CDS encoding DUF7835 family putative zinc beta-ribbon protein — translation MATTEDSIDGLTEDCPQCGRETLHSVSIQLRTESETGQNTACSREPYRVSECQVCHTRESQRMNNA, via the coding sequence ATGGCAACAACGGAGGACTCGATCGACGGACTCACAGAGGACTGTCCACAGTGTGGTCGAGAGACGCTTCACAGCGTCTCCATCCAGCTCCGGACCGAGAGCGAGACCGGGCAGAACACGGCGTGTTCCCGGGAGCCGTATCGCGTCAGCGAGTGCCAGGTGTGTCACACGCGGGAGAGCCAGCGGATGAACAACGCCTAA
- a CDS encoding small multi-drug export protein, producing the protein MIREQLTELWRRFGTTHPLPWGLAIGIGVLVALAVTSADPFAALDSETVRELVRHADGSVQYVLIFLLAAVPILEILVVVPVGIGLGLDPLAVAVFAFFGNVLPIYGIIVLYERLQTWWEGRTDSSGTPSKRRALALWNRYGLPGLALVSPVATGVHLAAAIALAVGSRKRSVAVWMTASIALWTILFTAGTYYGIGYLTGL; encoded by the coding sequence ATGATCCGAGAACAGCTCACCGAACTCTGGCGTCGGTTCGGCACGACACACCCGTTACCGTGGGGGCTCGCGATCGGAATCGGCGTCCTCGTCGCGCTTGCTGTTACAAGCGCTGACCCGTTCGCTGCGCTCGACTCCGAGACCGTACGCGAGCTCGTTCGTCACGCCGACGGGAGCGTCCAGTACGTCCTGATCTTCCTCCTGGCAGCGGTGCCGATACTCGAAATCCTCGTCGTGGTTCCGGTTGGAATCGGACTCGGGCTGGATCCGCTCGCAGTAGCGGTATTCGCCTTTTTCGGGAACGTGTTGCCGATCTACGGGATTATCGTGCTCTACGAACGGCTGCAAACGTGGTGGGAAGGCCGGACTGACTCGAGCGGGACTCCCTCGAAGCGAAGGGCACTGGCGTTGTGGAATCGCTACGGACTGCCCGGGCTTGCGCTCGTCTCGCCGGTCGCGACCGGCGTCCATCTGGCTGCGGCTATCGCTCTCGCCGTCGGATCGCGGAAACGCTCCGTCGCAGTGTGGATGACTGCGTCCATCGCGCTGTGGACGATCCTGTTCACGGCGGGTACATACTACGGAATCGGGTATCTCACGGGACTCTGA
- a CDS encoding TrmB family transcriptional regulator has product MVSFRDLGLSSYEERVYRALLTERTATAEELSAESDVPMGRIYDVLNGLESRDLVHCNPESHPRVYSPIDAEMAIDRLLRDRKRDLEAERTRYENVAAELRSQLGSQPPTDGRFWETRSHDSEIEFVTAQIERFSDATDEVLIVGDSVIVHQFLAVLEPLERWLESVANGSIRVRILLSEQVSNGGDQLLQSLRATGQSVETRLHPSVTANFDLIDGRDLYLYVTDPFARSRPLGTIHVTEDVLVDELTDEFTAYWQEAEPLPERP; this is encoded by the coding sequence ATGGTGTCGTTTCGGGATCTCGGGCTGTCGAGCTACGAGGAACGGGTCTATCGAGCGCTGCTCACCGAGAGAACAGCGACTGCCGAAGAGCTGTCCGCGGAAAGCGACGTCCCGATGGGACGGATCTACGACGTGCTCAACGGGCTCGAATCGCGCGATCTCGTCCACTGCAATCCGGAAAGCCATCCGCGAGTCTACTCGCCGATCGACGCCGAGATGGCGATCGATCGGCTGCTCCGTGACCGGAAACGGGACCTCGAGGCCGAACGAACTCGCTACGAGAACGTCGCAGCGGAGCTTCGGTCACAGCTCGGCAGTCAGCCACCGACGGACGGACGGTTCTGGGAGACCAGGTCACACGACTCCGAAATCGAGTTCGTCACCGCGCAAATCGAGCGCTTTTCGGACGCCACCGACGAGGTGTTGATCGTCGGCGATTCGGTCATCGTCCACCAGTTTCTCGCCGTTCTCGAACCCCTCGAACGCTGGCTGGAGTCGGTAGCGAACGGCTCGATTCGCGTTCGCATTCTTTTATCCGAGCAGGTGTCCAACGGGGGAGACCAGCTACTGCAATCGTTGCGCGCCACCGGCCAGTCGGTCGAAACGCGGCTCCATCCGTCCGTCACGGCAAACTTCGATCTGATCGACGGGCGCGACCTGTACCTGTACGTGACCGATCCGTTCGCCCGCTCACGACCCCTCGGGACGATCCACGTCACCGAGGACGTCCTCGTCGACGAGTTGACGGACGAGTTTACGGCGTACTGGCAGGAAGCCGAGCCGCTCCCGGAGCGTCCGTGA
- a CDS encoding TackOD1 domain-containing metal-binding protein, producing MASPGELRLIERLTSTEVFEPEIDDDGAVSYTEAGQCLDATDGEPVTVLERFTARGVLADEFITKVYVCPDCTTEGLQYTTACPACKDPHAVQTTLVEHSCGHTGQESAFETDDGYRCPECEQDLKSVDIEKKHRYICKACSERFQTPANRLRCRECATHLPPLEATERVLYRYSLTDAGRQWLDRQKRARQTAKETLEERRFTTEVDTTVTDGGTSQPVHVLACDELMGEQRVVAIHETPTIDDVDRFCAFANESIDAHPVVITTSGAVETDVATRAAETELTVLAFDGNGEGTLEPEYETVETAQAHEAGLFQRLSAVLEIPGRQ from the coding sequence ATGGCTTCCCCAGGAGAGTTGCGGTTGATCGAGCGGCTGACCAGCACCGAGGTGTTCGAGCCGGAGATCGACGACGACGGCGCCGTGAGCTACACCGAGGCGGGCCAGTGTCTCGACGCGACCGACGGCGAGCCGGTGACCGTCCTCGAGCGCTTTACCGCCCGTGGCGTGCTGGCAGACGAGTTCATCACGAAGGTGTACGTCTGTCCGGACTGTACGACCGAGGGGCTCCAGTATACGACCGCCTGTCCGGCCTGCAAGGATCCCCACGCAGTCCAGACGACACTGGTCGAACACAGCTGCGGGCACACGGGACAGGAGTCGGCGTTCGAGACCGACGACGGCTACCGCTGTCCCGAGTGTGAGCAGGACCTCAAATCGGTTGATATCGAAAAGAAACACCGATACATCTGTAAGGCGTGTTCGGAGCGGTTCCAGACGCCCGCCAACCGGCTGCGGTGTCGGGAGTGTGCCACCCATCTCCCCCCGCTGGAGGCGACCGAGCGCGTGCTGTACCGCTACAGCCTCACCGATGCGGGGCGACAGTGGCTCGACCGACAGAAACGGGCCCGACAGACCGCCAAGGAAACCCTTGAGGAACGGCGGTTTACGACGGAAGTCGACACGACGGTGACGGATGGGGGAACGTCCCAACCGGTCCACGTGCTGGCCTGTGACGAGTTGATGGGCGAGCAACGGGTTGTAGCGATTCACGAGACGCCGACGATCGACGACGTCGACAGGTTCTGTGCGTTCGCAAACGAGTCGATCGATGCCCACCCGGTCGTGATTACGACGTCGGGGGCCGTCGAAACGGACGTCGCGACGCGGGCGGCAGAGACGGAGTTGACGGTGCTCGCGTTCGATGGGAACGGAGAGGGAACGCTCGAACCGGAGTACGAGACCGTCGAGACCGCACAGGCCCACGAGGCCGGTCTCTTCCAGCGCCTGAGTGCGGTACTCGAGATCCCCGGCCGCCAGTAG
- a CDS encoding winged helix-turn-helix domain-containing protein, with product MRARVSWMNEADDAILEYLQELETSTGHRISLPPTAVWYNLVEELGVLDRSQNTISRRMNVLAEAGLLEKTDSKRGYYRVTDFGIAYLEGELSSDDLERS from the coding sequence ATGCGAGCCCGTGTCTCGTGGATGAACGAGGCCGACGACGCGATCCTGGAGTATCTACAGGAACTCGAGACGAGTACGGGCCACCGGATCTCGCTCCCGCCGACCGCAGTCTGGTACAATCTGGTCGAGGAGCTCGGTGTGTTGGATCGGAGTCAGAACACGATCTCGCGACGGATGAATGTTCTCGCGGAGGCGGGGCTGCTCGAGAAAACCGACTCGAAGCGCGGCTACTATCGTGTGACCGACTTCGGGATTGCGTATCTCGAGGGCGAGCTCAGTTCGGACGATCTCGAGCGATCGTAG
- a CDS encoding acyl-CoA thioester hydrolase/BAAT C-terminal domain-containing protein: MFTDGLPTTDRGSRRVRSRRQLLALLGGTASVGLAGGTLPADEPSSVTHSATVRVDEPVELTARGVPAGAELEVVLEGECTTGETFGAAVTVATETETLSLNDAPLVGGDVPAGLDVPTTGALIQFADAPWAAYTGAVADPERWPPETSLTYRVVADDRTLGALTLSRWHPFTRVTEPPGDLVGRVFEPPSGGAGPGVLVLHGADGTPQDHVAALLAHHGFTAFALEYVDGPGLPASVVEVPVAYVTAAIDWLGDHERVAGDRIGVWGVGRGGELGLLVGSLSDEVGPVVSVGGSGILWEGGAVRGSPAGTVAWALDDDPRAPLAVATEAGQDRHERYTAAIAAAGARELTAATIPVERIDGPVLLVSGEDDAVWPSARLHAHARERLATRGHPSFDHLRYADAGHRLPQPYLPLRGTAGETAGGTLAGNAEAAHAHWPRVLGTLATLQ, from the coding sequence ATGTTCACCGACGGCCTCCCGACGACCGACAGGGGATCGCGGCGTGTCCGCTCGCGGCGCCAGCTGCTGGCGTTGCTGGGCGGGACGGCCAGCGTTGGGCTCGCCGGGGGGACGCTGCCCGCCGACGAGCCGTCGTCGGTCACCCACTCGGCGACGGTCCGCGTCGACGAGCCGGTCGAGCTGACGGCCCGTGGCGTCCCCGCGGGAGCGGAGCTCGAGGTCGTCCTCGAGGGCGAGTGCACGACCGGCGAGACGTTCGGCGCCGCCGTCACCGTTGCAACCGAGACGGAGACGCTGTCGCTGAACGACGCCCCTCTCGTCGGCGGCGACGTTCCAGCGGGGCTCGACGTTCCGACGACGGGGGCCCTGATCCAGTTCGCCGACGCCCCGTGGGCGGCGTACACCGGAGCGGTTGCCGACCCCGAGCGGTGGCCCCCCGAGACCAGTCTCACGTACCGCGTCGTGGCCGACGACCGGACGCTCGGTGCACTGACCCTCTCGCGGTGGCATCCGTTCACCCGCGTCACCGAGCCGCCTGGCGATCTCGTCGGTCGGGTTTTCGAACCGCCGAGCGGCGGAGCCGGGCCGGGCGTGCTCGTCCTCCACGGCGCGGACGGCACACCCCAGGACCACGTCGCCGCGCTGTTGGCCCACCACGGGTTTACGGCGTTCGCACTCGAGTACGTCGACGGCCCGGGGCTGCCGGCGTCGGTCGTCGAGGTTCCGGTGGCGTACGTCACGGCCGCGATCGACTGGCTGGGCGACCACGAGCGGGTCGCCGGCGATCGGATCGGGGTCTGGGGGGTCGGCCGGGGTGGTGAGCTCGGGCTGCTCGTCGGGAGTCTGTCCGACGAGGTCGGGCCGGTCGTCTCGGTCGGGGGGAGCGGGATCCTCTGGGAGGGTGGGGCGGTGCGTGGCTCCCCGGCGGGGACCGTCGCCTGGGCGCTCGACGACGACCCGCGTGCGCCGCTTGCGGTCGCGACCGAGGCTGGTCAGGACCGCCACGAGCGCTACACCGCAGCCATCGCGGCTGCGGGAGCGCGCGAACTCACGGCCGCAACGATCCCCGTCGAGCGGATCGATGGACCGGTGTTGCTCGTCTCGGGCGAGGACGACGCCGTCTGGCCAAGCGCCCGCCTGCACGCCCACGCCCGGGAGCGCCTCGCGACGCGTGGGCATCCCTCGTTCGACCACCTGCGGTATGCCGACGCCGGCCACCGGCTCCCCCAGCCGTATCTCCCCCTCCGGGGGACGGCGGGGGAGACGGCCGGCGGCACGCTCGCTGGCAACGCCGAGGCCGCACACGCCCACTGGCCCCGCGTGCTCGGAACACTCGCAACGCTCCAGTAG
- a CDS encoding outer membrane protein assembly factor BamB family protein produces the protein MADWQRRSVLATGATLSAGGLLASLGSGDRSTETTPPLEKPDGWSSYAGNTGNTRSVSAPDGFEKPDLIDWQYGETGDAVAAGEMVYLRTGAGVHGLDSATGECLWTCERIEAAGTPAVADETVFVAGSQLTAIDAASGSVQWSKRFGEAADTSAPVAAFDSVYLTVDGTLYAFAADDGSLRWTCETVRVTPDQTDDSGAVSYVFSTQPTAVAAVEGSVIGLLDGRRSEDSIDADAVVAFDPLSGTTQRSAQLRAGDFGNGIAATDEAVFVENDGEEGVTSLADDTKERERFISDALTTAAVGDRTVTRGRYELKMTGPDSEWCKNGSHAYGPPAIIDDTVVVAHSAPGSANPDEIVGYRLDDGHEEWCFTFDETQWSDGFNEACLVTEDTVYVDREEGLTALCPRGERSQ, from the coding sequence ATGGCAGACTGGCAACGTCGATCGGTACTGGCAACAGGTGCAACGCTTTCGGCTGGTGGGCTTCTTGCGTCGCTCGGGAGCGGGGATCGCTCGACAGAGACGACGCCGCCGCTCGAGAAACCCGATGGATGGTCGTCCTACGCCGGGAACACCGGAAACACCCGCTCTGTCTCGGCGCCCGACGGGTTCGAGAAACCGGATCTCATCGACTGGCAGTACGGCGAAACCGGAGACGCAGTCGCGGCCGGCGAGATGGTCTATCTGCGGACGGGAGCGGGCGTCCACGGGCTCGATTCGGCGACCGGGGAGTGTCTGTGGACCTGTGAGCGGATCGAGGCGGCAGGTACGCCGGCGGTCGCCGACGAAACCGTGTTCGTCGCCGGCTCCCAGCTCACCGCGATCGACGCCGCCAGTGGGAGCGTCCAGTGGAGCAAGCGGTTCGGAGAGGCGGCCGACACATCCGCTCCGGTTGCTGCGTTCGACTCCGTCTATCTCACTGTCGACGGCACGCTCTATGCCTTCGCAGCGGACGATGGCTCGCTCCGGTGGACGTGTGAGACCGTCCGTGTTACGCCGGACCAGACCGACGATTCGGGTGCGGTTAGCTACGTGTTCAGTACCCAGCCTACCGCGGTCGCTGCGGTCGAGGGCTCGGTGATCGGGCTGCTCGACGGCCGTCGGAGCGAGGACTCGATCGATGCCGACGCCGTCGTGGCGTTCGACCCGCTGTCGGGCACGACCCAGCGCTCGGCGCAGCTCCGGGCCGGCGACTTCGGGAACGGGATTGCGGCGACCGACGAGGCGGTGTTTGTCGAGAACGACGGCGAGGAGGGCGTGACGAGTCTCGCCGACGACACGAAAGAGCGCGAGCGGTTCATCTCCGATGCGCTGACGACCGCCGCCGTCGGCGACCGGACCGTCACCCGTGGCCGGTACGAGCTCAAGATGACGGGCCCCGACTCGGAGTGGTGTAAGAACGGCTCGCACGCGTACGGCCCGCCGGCGATCATCGACGACACGGTCGTCGTCGCCCACAGCGCTCCCGGCTCGGCGAACCCCGACGAGATCGTCGGTTACCGTCTCGATGACGGCCATGAGGAGTGGTGTTTTACCTTCGACGAGACCCAGTGGAGCGACGGGTTCAACGAGGCGTGTCTCGTCACCGAGGACACGGTTTACGTCGACCGCGAGGAGGGGCTGACGGCGCTTTGCCCGCGCGGCGAGCGCTCCCAGTAG
- a CDS encoding coiled-coil domain-containing protein — protein sequence MSTDDSRANQTPDRQDASHDHPPLEDVLAELRELRAENQQLTTRLTELETRVDDLETERDRLAAELADHDSKIDRQTVDDLETRVDDLETTTDELTALTDATRNRTGANKDRIEELQARELEKGAHLRDTNVDVHELPLQDDHLERFTGSDGHTYYRLPNTDDPLDRTEPTLAHGDLLPIQQLARLDEDMRRSTTNSLPARLATKLWKARTDPTVGDDPWETGCKNVAEYVNASDLKHWIRRQEDGISDSYAKKLVSRTIDAVLELSKNRLAVHRTSQRKNGLSYTERRLVVPTDADIPGHDTARTSTTDTPGTSTTDTDSARTSTTDTPGTTTDTTRTSTTESSETTATDTPETTPDGSDITPETADSSDTTPETADVHGQE from the coding sequence ATGAGTACAGACGATTCACGGGCTAATCAAACTCCCGACCGACAGGACGCATCGCACGACCACCCACCCCTCGAGGACGTCCTCGCCGAACTCCGCGAGCTCCGAGCCGAAAACCAGCAGCTCACGACGCGGCTCACGGAGCTCGAAACCAGAGTCGACGACCTCGAAACGGAACGCGACCGCCTCGCCGCCGAACTCGCGGACCACGACTCGAAGATCGACCGCCAGACCGTCGACGATCTCGAAACCAGAGTCGACGACCTCGAAACCACGACCGACGAGCTGACGGCCCTCACCGACGCCACCAGAAACCGAACTGGCGCCAACAAGGACAGAATCGAGGAGCTCCAGGCGCGCGAACTCGAAAAGGGCGCCCACCTCCGGGACACGAACGTCGACGTCCACGAACTCCCACTCCAAGACGACCACCTCGAGCGGTTCACCGGCTCGGACGGCCACACCTACTACCGACTCCCCAACACGGACGACCCCCTCGACCGCACCGAACCCACGCTCGCCCACGGCGACCTGCTCCCGATCCAGCAACTCGCCCGCCTGGACGAGGACATGCGCCGCTCGACCACCAACTCACTCCCGGCCCGACTGGCCACGAAGCTCTGGAAGGCCCGCACGGATCCGACCGTCGGCGACGATCCCTGGGAGACGGGCTGTAAGAACGTTGCCGAGTACGTCAACGCCAGCGACCTGAAACACTGGATCCGACGCCAGGAGGACGGCATCAGCGACAGCTACGCCAAAAAGTTAGTCTCGAGGACGATCGACGCCGTCCTCGAGCTCTCGAAAAACCGCCTCGCGGTCCACAGAACCTCCCAGCGCAAGAACGGTCTCTCCTACACCGAACGACGGCTCGTGGTGCCGACCGACGCCGACATTCCTGGACACGATACCGCGAGGACGTCCACAACTGACACTCCTGGAACGTCCACCACCGACACTGACTCCGCGAGGACGTCCACTACCGACACTCCCGGGACGACCACCGACACCACGAGGACGTCGACCACCGAGTCCTCGGAGACGACGGCCACCGACACTCCCGAAACGACACCCGACGGCTCCGACATCACTCCGGAGACAGCCGACAGTTCCGACACCACTCCGGAGACAGCCGACGTCCACGGTCAGGAGTAG